In Agrobacterium sp. RAC06, a single window of DNA contains:
- a CDS encoding TerC family protein, translating into MDNISALLQDPAAWVALVTLVVMEIVLGIDNLIFISILTNKLPAEMREKARRIGIGLALVMRLALLGTVAWIVQLTTPVFELFGQGFSWKDMILIAGGLFLVWKATKEIHHAVDPVDKEEDFIASTASTTFASAIGQILLLDLVFSIDSIITAVGMTPHVPIMVVAVVAAVTVMLVAATPLANFIEKNPTIVMLALAFLMMIGMTLIAEGMGFHVPKGYVYAAMAFSALVEVLNMFARRKRERDRLQKAVVH; encoded by the coding sequence ATGGACAATATCAGCGCTCTCCTCCAGGACCCCGCCGCCTGGGTCGCACTCGTGACGCTCGTCGTCATGGAGATCGTGCTCGGCATCGACAACCTCATCTTCATCTCGATCCTGACCAACAAGCTGCCCGCCGAGATGCGCGAAAAGGCGCGCCGTATCGGCATTGGGCTTGCTCTTGTCATGCGTCTCGCCCTGCTCGGCACGGTCGCCTGGATCGTCCAGTTGACCACGCCCGTCTTCGAGCTCTTTGGCCAAGGCTTCTCTTGGAAGGACATGATCCTGATCGCCGGCGGCCTCTTTCTTGTCTGGAAGGCGACGAAAGAAATCCACCACGCCGTCGACCCCGTCGACAAGGAAGAGGACTTCATCGCCTCCACCGCATCCACGACCTTCGCGAGCGCCATTGGCCAGATCTTGCTGCTCGACCTCGTCTTCTCGATCGACAGCATTATTACAGCCGTCGGCATGACACCGCATGTCCCGATCATGGTCGTCGCCGTGGTTGCGGCCGTGACCGTCATGCTGGTTGCCGCGACCCCGCTTGCCAACTTCATCGAGAAGAACCCGACCATCGTCATGCTGGCACTGGCATTCCTGATGATGATTGGCATGACCTTGATCGCCGAGGGCATGGGCTTCCATGTGCCCAAGGGTTATGTCTATGCTGCCATGGCTTTCTCGGCACTCGTCGAGGTGCTCAACATGTTTGCACGACGCAAACGCGAGCGGGATCGCCTGCAGAAAGCCGTCGTGCACTGA
- a CDS encoding TetR/AcrR family transcriptional regulator codes for MTPPSYPVAGVGRFAAGADPVKRGQILDGAKRVFMKLGYDAASMNDVTREAGVSKGTIYVYFQSKEDLFGALVEREKSAFDAAIRQILEESTHVEEGLRRYALAHAHFILDTEMIPTMRILMGVLDRMPTLCQRFFASSPTNIKVLLQDYIAAANEKGELSVEDSDLAARQFIDMSTAGYFKKRLFNDIPVRPDDKEIARVVESGLRMFMNFYGPKSPESQG; via the coding sequence ATGACGCCGCCCTCCTACCCCGTCGCCGGGGTGGGTCGCTTCGCTGCGGGCGCTGATCCGGTCAAGCGGGGACAGATCCTGGATGGGGCCAAGCGGGTCTTTATGAAGCTCGGCTACGATGCCGCAAGCATGAATGACGTCACCCGCGAGGCAGGCGTCTCGAAAGGCACCATCTACGTCTATTTCCAGAGCAAGGAGGATCTGTTCGGCGCTCTGGTCGAGCGTGAGAAGAGCGCCTTTGATGCCGCTATCCGACAGATCCTCGAAGAAAGCACCCATGTCGAGGAAGGCCTGCGGCGCTACGCGCTCGCCCACGCGCATTTCATTCTCGACACGGAGATGATCCCGACGATGCGTATCCTGATGGGTGTGCTCGACCGGATGCCGACGCTCTGTCAGCGCTTCTTTGCTTCGTCGCCCACCAACATCAAGGTGCTGCTGCAGGACTATATTGCTGCGGCCAACGAAAAGGGCGAACTCTCGGTCGAAGACAGCGATCTGGCAGCACGCCAATTCATCGACATGTCAACGGCAGGCTATTTCAAGAAGCGCCTGTTCAACGACATCCCCGTGCGACCCGACGACAAGGAGATCGCACGCGTGGTGGAATCCGGCCTTCGTATGTTCATGAACTTCTACGGCCCGAAAAGCCCCGAGTCCCAGGGCTGA
- a CDS encoding HlyD family secretion protein, producing MSATPRSTALRSTSTPVDRNEAAPLTEMDAGDPHPPQEAAASKSKRRSTVLPVILAAMLAGGAWYGYQWWTDGRFMVSTDDAYIEGDIAIISPKVSGYVEKVNVASNQVVRAGDPLVTLDGGDYQIAYDQAVAGKQSSELAIARIDAQIVGGQASVAQAQAQLGSLEAAVRGAEITEKRASELAAKSVGTTADLDNAKVALDQARANLVAGQAAVASAEANLSILKAQRDEAVNAVKVQDQVVAKARRDLDFTVLKAPYDGVIGNLSVQSGDLVSAGKRLAALVPTSQLYIEANFKETQIAHLVPGSKVSIHVDAYGDDALEGTVTSIAPASGAIFSMLPAENATGNFTKVVQRVPVRIALPKEALAGGHLRAGLSVIVDVDTRTAPEGQALAAK from the coding sequence ATGTCAGCGACGCCAAGATCCACCGCCCTTCGTTCCACTTCAACTCCAGTCGACAGGAATGAGGCTGCGCCCCTGACGGAGATGGATGCAGGGGACCCCCATCCGCCGCAAGAAGCGGCTGCCTCCAAGTCGAAACGCCGCAGCACTGTGCTGCCGGTTATCCTTGCTGCAATGCTTGCAGGCGGTGCCTGGTACGGCTACCAATGGTGGACCGATGGTCGCTTCATGGTGTCGACCGACGACGCCTATATCGAAGGTGACATTGCGATCATCTCGCCTAAGGTTTCCGGCTATGTCGAGAAGGTCAACGTCGCCAGCAACCAGGTCGTCCGTGCCGGCGATCCGCTTGTGACCCTCGATGGCGGCGACTACCAGATCGCCTATGATCAGGCTGTTGCCGGCAAGCAGAGCTCCGAGCTTGCGATCGCCCGCATCGATGCGCAGATCGTCGGCGGTCAGGCGAGCGTCGCGCAGGCACAGGCGCAGCTTGGCTCTCTGGAGGCTGCGGTTCGGGGCGCCGAAATCACGGAAAAGCGCGCGAGCGAGCTTGCTGCCAAGAGTGTCGGCACCACCGCCGATCTCGACAATGCCAAGGTCGCCCTCGATCAGGCCCGCGCCAATCTGGTGGCCGGTCAGGCCGCAGTCGCTTCGGCCGAGGCCAATCTTTCGATCCTCAAGGCGCAGCGCGATGAGGCGGTGAACGCCGTGAAGGTGCAGGATCAGGTGGTGGCGAAAGCCAGGCGTGACCTCGATTTCACCGTGCTCAAGGCACCCTATGATGGCGTGATCGGCAACCTCTCGGTTCAATCAGGAGATCTCGTCTCGGCCGGCAAACGTCTGGCGGCTCTGGTTCCGACCAGCCAGCTCTATATCGAGGCGAACTTCAAGGAAACCCAGATCGCGCATCTGGTGCCGGGTTCCAAGGTGTCAATCCATGTCGATGCCTATGGCGACGATGCGCTCGAAGGTACGGTGACCTCGATCGCTCCGGCCTCCGGCGCCATCTTCTCCATGCTGCCGGCGGAAAACGCCACCGGCAACTTCACCAAGGTTGTCCAGCGCGTGCCTGTCCGCATTGCGCTGCCCAAGGAAGCGCTTGCCGGCGGCCATCTGCGTGCCGGCCTCAGCGTTATCGTCGACGTCGACACCCGCACGGCCCCCGAGGGCCAGGCGCTTGCCGCGAAGTAA
- a CDS encoding DHA2 family efflux MFS transporter permease subunit, translated as MAAITSTAIAPSAPAEERMDPKRVFAFLAMVFGMFMSILDIQIVSASLAEIQAGLGAGSDEVAWVQTSYLIAEVIMIPLSGVLARIVSTRVLFTFCAAGFTLASALCATATNIEQMIVYRAIQGFIGGGMIPSVFAAAFTIFPPSKRNIVSPMVGLVATLAPTIGPTIGGYISHAMSWHWLFLINVIPGILVAAAAWSLIDFDKPDLKLLKKFDWWGLASMAVFLGTMEFVLEEGNNKDWFNDHHIVLGTVAMVIGGAIFFWRVFKVELPVVDLRAFSNANFAFGSLFSFVMGVGLYGLTYLYPLYLGRIRGYDSLMIGETMFVSGAAMFLTAPVAGALSNKLDPRVMMMIGFSGFALGTYMMTGITADWDFYELLVPQILRGCSLMICMVPINNLALGTLPPDRIKNASGLFNLTRNLGGAVGLAIINTMLTQRSDDHYARLSEQLSWGNQAALDWLASVGANYDSYGLDGTAVAIKKLSGVVTQQAWLLSFMDVFMGLTVLFVALVFMVLLLKKPKGAAPAGAGH; from the coding sequence ATGGCCGCAATCACCTCAACAGCCATCGCGCCCTCGGCACCTGCCGAGGAGCGGATGGATCCGAAACGCGTCTTCGCCTTCCTGGCGATGGTGTTCGGCATGTTCATGTCGATCCTCGACATCCAGATCGTTTCGGCCTCGCTTGCGGAAATCCAGGCCGGTCTCGGCGCTGGATCCGACGAGGTTGCCTGGGTGCAGACCTCCTATCTGATCGCCGAAGTGATCATGATCCCGCTGTCCGGCGTGCTGGCCCGGATCGTTTCGACCCGTGTGCTCTTCACCTTTTGTGCGGCGGGCTTCACGCTCGCCAGTGCTCTCTGCGCCACGGCCACCAATATCGAGCAGATGATCGTCTACCGCGCGATCCAGGGCTTCATCGGCGGTGGCATGATCCCGTCCGTCTTCGCGGCTGCGTTCACCATCTTCCCGCCGTCCAAGCGCAACATCGTCTCGCCGATGGTCGGTCTTGTCGCCACACTCGCGCCGACGATCGGCCCGACGATCGGCGGTTACATCAGCCATGCCATGTCGTGGCACTGGCTGTTCTTGATCAATGTGATCCCGGGGATCCTGGTCGCTGCTGCAGCCTGGAGCCTGATCGATTTCGACAAGCCTGATCTCAAGCTTCTGAAGAAGTTCGACTGGTGGGGACTGGCCTCGATGGCGGTCTTCCTCGGCACGATGGAATTCGTGCTGGAGGAGGGCAACAACAAGGACTGGTTCAACGACCACCATATCGTGCTCGGCACCGTCGCTATGGTGATCGGCGGGGCGATCTTCTTCTGGCGCGTCTTCAAGGTCGAGTTGCCGGTCGTGGACCTGCGCGCCTTCTCCAATGCCAACTTCGCCTTCGGCTCGCTGTTTTCCTTCGTCATGGGTGTCGGCCTCTATGGTCTTACCTATCTCTACCCCCTCTATCTCGGGCGTATCAGAGGTTACGACTCGCTGATGATCGGCGAGACCATGTTCGTCTCGGGTGCCGCGATGTTCCTCACCGCGCCGGTGGCGGGCGCACTGTCGAACAAGCTCGATCCGCGCGTGATGATGATGATCGGTTTTTCCGGCTTCGCGCTTGGTACCTACATGATGACCGGGATTACGGCAGACTGGGACTTCTACGAACTCCTGGTGCCTCAGATCCTGCGTGGTTGCTCGCTGATGATCTGCATGGTGCCGATCAACAACCTGGCGCTCGGCACGCTGCCGCCGGACCGCATCAAGAACGCTTCCGGCCTTTTCAATCTGACTCGAAACCTCGGCGGTGCGGTCGGGCTTGCGATCATCAACACCATGCTGACGCAGAGATCCGACGACCATTATGCGCGGCTTTCCGAGCAGCTTTCCTGGGGCAATCAGGCGGCTCTAGACTGGCTCGCCAGTGTCGGCGCCAACTATGACAGTTATGGCCTTGATGGCACGGCGGTGGCGATCAAGAAACTGTCGGGTGTGGTGACGCAGCAGGCCTGGCTTCTCTCCTTCATGGATGTGTTCATGGGGCTGACGGTGCTCTTCGTTGCGCTGGTCTTCATGGTGCTGCTTCTCAAGAAGCCGAAGGGTGCGGCACCCGCTGGCGCTGGCCATTGA
- a CDS encoding LacI family DNA-binding transcriptional regulator, with protein MKPTVHDIASRAGVSLATVDRVLNRRPGVSARTREKVDQAVSELGFVRDVAAANLAKGRVYPLTFIIPSNDNSFMRGLRLALEEASARAGVERISIRLVDVPAFDAAALAAALRQAVMEEPAGIAFVAVDAPEVAAAAAEISESGIPLVTLVSDLSGAERDHYAGIDNTAAGRTAASLLGRFAGGRSGTVAVLAGSMLVRDHRERCDAFAAVMAADFPTLALQPVLEGRDDPDVVEQLVANLFASRSDIVALYSLGAGNRGLVRALDRLSPERRPVVIAHELTETTRVALQAGLIDAVLNQDAGHEVRSAIRVLKAKADGLPVVAAQERIRIDIFLKDNLP; from the coding sequence ATGAAGCCGACTGTCCATGACATTGCGAGCCGTGCGGGCGTCAGCCTTGCCACCGTCGATCGGGTTTTGAACCGTCGGCCGGGGGTGAGCGCGCGGACCCGGGAGAAGGTGGATCAGGCTGTCAGCGAGCTCGGCTTCGTCCGCGACGTGGCGGCGGCGAACCTTGCCAAGGGGCGTGTCTATCCGCTGACATTCATCATTCCCTCGAACGACAATTCCTTCATGCGGGGCTTGAGGCTTGCGCTCGAAGAGGCAAGCGCACGTGCCGGCGTCGAGCGCATCTCGATCCGGTTGGTCGACGTGCCGGCTTTCGATGCCGCAGCGCTTGCTGCCGCTCTCAGGCAGGCGGTAATGGAAGAGCCGGCGGGCATTGCCTTCGTCGCTGTCGATGCTCCCGAGGTTGCCGCGGCTGCGGCCGAGATTTCAGAGAGTGGCATTCCGCTTGTCACCCTGGTCTCGGATCTCTCGGGCGCAGAGCGAGATCATTATGCCGGGATCGACAATACGGCTGCCGGGCGGACGGCTGCGAGCCTGCTTGGACGGTTCGCCGGTGGTCGCAGTGGTACGGTCGCGGTGCTCGCGGGCTCCATGCTGGTGCGCGACCATCGTGAGCGCTGCGATGCCTTCGCCGCCGTGATGGCTGCGGACTTTCCCACGCTTGCCTTGCAGCCGGTGCTCGAAGGTCGGGACGATCCCGATGTCGTCGAGCAGTTGGTCGCCAACCTTTTTGCAAGCCGCAGCGACATCGTTGCACTCTACAGCCTGGGGGCCGGCAATCGGGGTCTCGTCCGGGCGTTGGACCGTCTGTCGCCTGAGCGCCGTCCGGTCGTGATTGCCCATGAGCTGACGGAGACGACGCGCGTGGCGCTCCAAGCGGGCCTCATCGATGCCGTGCTCAATCAGGATGCCGGCCACGAGGTGCGCAGTGCCATTCGTGTCTTGAAGGCCAAGGCCGACGGGTTGCCTGTCGTCGCCGCCCAGGAGCGCATTCGTATCGACATATTCTTGAAGGACAATCTGCCCTGA
- the xylB gene encoding xylulokinase: MYLGLDLGTSSVKAMLIDGDQKVVGVGHAGLTVQRPHPGWSEQAPGDWLKATEEAVAALKASHPKELAAVKGIGLSGHMHGATLIDAKDQVLRPCILWNDTRSHAEAASLDADPRFRALTGNIVFPGFTAPKLAWVKNNEPDIFARVAKVLLPKDYLRLWLTGEYLSDMSDSAGTSWLDTGKRAWSSELLEATGLAVEQMPGLVEGTDRAGTLRAELAEKWGLGSDVVVAGGAGDNAASACGMGTVAEGQAFVSLGTSGVLFAANASYLPKPESAVHAFCHALPRTWHQMGVILSATDALNWHSGVTGKSAGELTAELGDTLKAPTGVTFLPYLSGERTPHNDAKIRGAFIGLGHESDRAVLTQAVLEGVTFAIRDSLEALKSAGTKIDRVTAIGGGSRSRYWLSSIATALDMPVDIPADGDFGAAFGAARLGLIAATGADPLSVCTAPETAETVEPVKALTSAYETAYGRYRALYPVIRSLGS, encoded by the coding sequence ATGTATCTCGGATTGGATCTCGGCACATCCAGCGTCAAGGCGATGCTGATCGACGGCGACCAGAAGGTGGTCGGTGTCGGTCATGCCGGTCTCACCGTGCAGCGGCCGCATCCGGGCTGGTCGGAACAGGCGCCCGGCGACTGGCTCAAGGCGACGGAGGAGGCGGTCGCGGCGTTAAAGGCGTCGCATCCCAAGGAGCTTGCGGCGGTCAAGGGCATCGGACTTTCCGGCCATATGCATGGCGCGACGCTCATCGACGCCAAGGACCAGGTGCTTCGGCCCTGCATTCTCTGGAACGACACGCGCAGCCATGCGGAAGCAGCGAGCCTTGACGCCGATCCGCGCTTCCGCGCGCTGACCGGCAATATCGTTTTCCCGGGCTTCACGGCCCCGAAGCTTGCCTGGGTGAAGAACAATGAACCCGACATCTTTGCCCGGGTGGCGAAGGTGTTGTTGCCGAAGGATTACCTGCGGCTCTGGCTAACGGGCGAGTATCTCTCCGACATGTCGGATTCGGCCGGCACGAGCTGGCTCGATACGGGCAAGCGGGCCTGGTCGAGCGAGTTGCTCGAAGCGACGGGTCTGGCCGTCGAGCAGATGCCCGGCCTCGTCGAGGGCACGGATCGCGCCGGCACACTGCGCGCCGAGCTCGCCGAGAAATGGGGCCTTGGCTCCGACGTCGTCGTGGCCGGCGGGGCAGGGGACAATGCGGCCTCGGCCTGTGGCATGGGCACGGTTGCCGAAGGCCAGGCCTTCGTCTCGCTCGGCACGTCGGGCGTGCTCTTCGCGGCCAACGCCTCCTATCTGCCGAAGCCGGAAAGTGCCGTGCATGCGTTTTGCCACGCGCTGCCCAGGACCTGGCACCAGATGGGCGTCATCCTGTCGGCCACCGACGCGCTCAACTGGCATTCCGGCGTGACCGGCAAGTCGGCTGGCGAGCTGACCGCCGAACTGGGTGATACCTTGAAGGCGCCCACCGGGGTTACTTTCCTTCCCTATCTCTCGGGCGAACGCACGCCGCACAACGACGCCAAGATCCGCGGCGCCTTCATCGGTCTCGGTCATGAGAGCGATCGGGCCGTGCTGACCCAGGCGGTGCTGGAAGGCGTCACCTTTGCCATCCGTGACAGCCTGGAAGCCTTGAAATCCGCCGGCACCAAGATCGACCGGGTGACGGCGATCGGCGGTGGCTCGCGTTCCCGCTACTGGCTGTCTTCGATCGCCACCGCGCTTGATATGCCGGTCGACATTCCCGCCGACGGTGATTTCGGTGCTGCATTCGGGGCGGCACGGCTCGGGCTGATTGCGGCGACGGGGGCGGATCCGCTTTCGGTCTGCACGGCGCCCGAGACGGCGGAGACTGTTGAGCCGGTCAAGGCGCTGACGTCGGCTTACGAGACGGCTTACGGCCGCTACCGGGCGCTTTATCCGGTCATCCGTTCCCTCGGCAGCTGA